A genomic window from Levilactobacillus yonginensis includes:
- a CDS encoding amino acid ABC transporter ATP-binding protein, translated as MSMIEFHNVEKYYGSFHALHNINLTIEAGETVVLIGPSGSGKSTLIRTVNGLEQIRHGQLIVNGQDLANPKTDINRIRKNVGMVFQHFNLYANKTILENIMLSPRIVLHRGEAENKKVAMEMLDRVGLADQAPKMPSQLSGGQQQRIAIARSLAMKPKCLLFDEPTSALDPEMIDDVLNVMKTIARDSSMTSLVVTHEMGFAREVANRVIFMADGRILEDDSKETFFDGEPTNERARQFLSKIITH; from the coding sequence ATGTCAATGATTGAATTTCACAACGTGGAAAAGTACTACGGCAGCTTTCACGCCTTGCATAACATTAATTTGACGATTGAAGCCGGTGAAACCGTTGTTCTGATTGGACCTTCAGGGTCTGGGAAGTCAACGCTGATTCGGACCGTAAATGGTCTGGAACAGATTCGTCACGGGCAACTGATCGTTAACGGACAAGACCTGGCCAACCCCAAGACGGATATTAATCGAATCCGAAAAAATGTGGGTATGGTGTTCCAACACTTTAATTTGTACGCGAACAAAACGATTCTCGAAAATATTATGCTTTCGCCACGCATTGTTTTACACCGTGGTGAAGCGGAAAACAAAAAGGTCGCAATGGAAATGCTCGACCGAGTTGGTTTAGCAGACCAGGCACCGAAAATGCCATCTCAGCTTTCAGGGGGGCAGCAGCAACGGATTGCCATTGCACGGTCACTAGCGATGAAGCCTAAGTGTCTTTTGTTCGATGAACCAACCAGTGCGTTGGACCCAGAAATGATTGATGATGTATTGAACGTTATGAAGACCATTGCCCGAGATTCCAGTATGACGTCCCTCGTGGTGACCCACGAAATGGGCTTTGCTCGTGAAGTAGCCAACCGGGTTATCTTTATGGCTGACGGACGGATTTTGGAAGACGATAGCAAGGAGACTTTCTTTGACGGTGAGCCAACCAACGAACGAGCTCGTCAATTCTTAAGCAAGATCATTACACACTAA
- a CDS encoding transporter substrate-binding domain-containing protein, producing MKRLIRNLGLLLTLVAVSVMVTACGSQSLASKNVLKTDQQSKTVTWGVKADTRLFGLLDTKDGKIKGFEIDLAKALTKQMLGKNAKAKFIQVTSSTRIPMLKNGNIDAIMATMTPSPERRKQVSFSDQYFLAGQSLLVKKGSSIKNVKDLNEQKATVLGVVGSDSVQNVAKVAPNAKVLQLTDYAQAMTALKSGQGQALTTDNGILYGMSIQNPGYEVTRGSFVSEPYGIAINKNQTQFRLAVNQALKQVRASGEYNKILHKWFHNVKGFDYEEAAKE from the coding sequence ATGAAAAGATTGATTCGAAATCTTGGCCTCTTGCTGACCCTGGTGGCGGTCTCCGTAATGGTTACGGCATGTGGCAGTCAGTCACTGGCGTCCAAAAACGTGCTGAAGACCGATCAACAATCTAAGACCGTTACCTGGGGGGTCAAAGCAGATACCCGGTTGTTTGGATTGCTAGACACGAAGGATGGCAAAATCAAAGGGTTTGAAATTGATTTGGCCAAGGCGTTGACCAAGCAAATGTTAGGGAAGAATGCCAAGGCAAAGTTTATTCAAGTAACGAGTTCGACACGGATTCCGATGCTGAAGAACGGTAACATTGATGCCATTATGGCTACCATGACGCCTTCACCAGAACGGCGGAAGCAAGTGTCTTTCTCAGATCAATATTTCCTAGCGGGCCAATCATTACTGGTCAAGAAGGGCAGTAGCATCAAGAACGTTAAAGATTTAAATGAGCAAAAGGCCACCGTATTAGGGGTCGTAGGATCTGACTCCGTGCAAAATGTGGCCAAAGTCGCGCCGAACGCCAAAGTCTTACAATTGACTGACTACGCTCAAGCAATGACGGCGTTGAAGTCTGGTCAAGGTCAAGCGCTGACGACTGATAATGGGATCCTGTATGGGATGTCCATTCAGAACCCGGGCTATGAAGTTACCCGAGGCTCATTCGTCTCCGAACCTTATGGTATTGCCATTAACAAGAACCAAACGCAGTTCAGACTGGCCGTCAACCAAGCGTTGAAGCAGGTTCGGGCTAGCGGTGAATACAACAAGATTCTTCACAAATGGTTCCACAACGTGAAGGGCTTCGACTATGAGGAGGCGGCTAAAGAATGA
- a CDS encoding amino acid ABC transporter permease — MIHIFQAYGGTLLYGLGQTLLCSVIALVFSLILGTFFALLEESPSKFGRAIARIYIEVFRNIPLLVITMFFYVVFPLYVIKMNGFTAGTIGLTLYTSAFIAETVRAGIGSVDPGQMEGARANGLSFWQSMRFIILPQAFRYVIPPLGNQFVNLVKNSSTLAFVGGFDLMYQGNVIASNSLQTIAAYASVGVLYLIITLPISYYMRYLEKRLA; from the coding sequence ATGATTCATATCTTTCAAGCATACGGAGGAACACTCCTCTATGGCCTAGGGCAAACGCTGTTGTGTAGTGTGATTGCGCTAGTCTTCAGTCTGATTCTCGGGACGTTCTTTGCTTTACTGGAAGAATCTCCAAGCAAGTTTGGTCGCGCCATTGCGCGAATCTACATCGAAGTTTTCCGGAACATACCTTTACTGGTTATCACGATGTTCTTCTACGTGGTGTTCCCGCTCTACGTCATCAAAATGAACGGGTTCACTGCCGGCACGATTGGGTTAACGCTCTATACGTCTGCGTTCATTGCCGAAACGGTTCGGGCCGGGATTGGGTCTGTCGACCCTGGTCAGATGGAAGGGGCTCGAGCCAACGGGTTATCCTTCTGGCAATCCATGCGGTTCATCATTTTGCCGCAAGCCTTTCGCTATGTGATTCCACCACTGGGTAATCAATTTGTGAACCTGGTCAAGAACTCCTCAACGTTGGCCTTTGTCGGAGGCTTTGATTTGATGTATCAGGGGAACGTGATTGCATCTAATTCCTTGCAGACTATTGCGGCGTATGCCTCAGTAGGGGTGCTTTACCTGATCATCACGTTGCCTATCAGTTACTACATGCGCTACCTAGAAAAGCGTTTGGCTTAA
- a CDS encoding amino acid ABC transporter permease, with translation MQNFIGAYSPDNLRYLFGGLGITLLVSIVSIVGSFIIGSILGVIRYVKIKYVSAIIGVIIDVIRNLPLILILFFTYFGLPNLGVKPEIIPAAILAMTIFESTMLAEIVRSGIQAVDPGQMEGARANGLTYWQGLWYIVLPQALNKMIPAIVSQFISLVKDTSLATIILLPEMLYRSQIIYGQNTNYIIPMFLAIAVMYFIVCYLLSVLARYLEKRQA, from the coding sequence CTGCAAAACTTTATTGGCGCTTACTCCCCAGATAACCTGCGTTACCTGTTCGGAGGCTTGGGAATCACGTTGTTGGTGTCCATCGTCTCCATCGTTGGTAGCTTTATCATTGGCTCCATTCTGGGAGTTATTCGCTACGTTAAGATTAAATATGTGTCCGCCATCATTGGGGTCATCATCGATGTGATTCGGAACTTACCATTGATTTTAATTTTGTTCTTCACGTACTTTGGTTTACCCAATTTAGGGGTCAAACCGGAAATTATTCCAGCGGCCATCCTGGCGATGACTATCTTTGAATCCACCATGTTAGCAGAAATTGTACGTTCGGGGATTCAAGCTGTTGATCCCGGTCAGATGGAAGGAGCTCGGGCCAACGGACTGACTTACTGGCAGGGACTCTGGTACATTGTGTTACCACAGGCGCTGAACAAGATGATTCCCGCTATCGTGAGCCAGTTTATCTCATTGGTGAAGGATACGTCGCTGGCAACGATTATTCTGTTGCCAGAAATGTTGTATCGTTCACAGATCATTTATGGGCAAAATACCAACTACATCATTCCGATGTTCTTGGCTATTGCGGTAATGTACTTTATCGTTTGTTACCTGCTGTCCGTTCTCGCCCGTTACTTAGAGAAACGTCAGGCTTAA
- the hflX gene encoding GTPase HflX: MEETPRTPVITIGLNAGQATFGYSMTELKNLVEANNMTVAEEVQQSLPKPNPGTYFGTGKVEELATIVADDGVDTIVVNDELTPSQIRNLEAGTKARIMDRTGLILEIFANRAQSREAKLQVQLAMLQYQLPRLHTSASQRLDQQTGSGGGGGFTNRGAGESQTEMSRRTIQRSINHVNHELKEINQAAATQRQQRERNQLPSVALVGYTNAGKSTLMNALVREFGKSEEKQVFVKNMLFATLDTSVRQLTFPDQKKLLLSDTVGFVSQLPTQLVKAFRSTLAEAANADLLVQVVDYADPNREAMMATTEKTLMDIGVTDVPMITVFNKADLTDAEYPSRVGDQLVLSAQDPASVDLLVQAMKEKVFHNYVTANFLVPFADGDVVAYLNDHANVLSTDYEAEGTALRVELQSADFDRFKRYVVTE; this comes from the coding sequence TTGGAAGAAACCCCACGAACACCAGTCATTACGATTGGTTTAAATGCCGGTCAGGCAACGTTCGGCTACTCAATGACTGAACTTAAAAATTTGGTTGAAGCCAACAACATGACGGTTGCTGAGGAAGTTCAGCAGTCCCTACCAAAACCCAACCCAGGGACCTACTTCGGTACCGGGAAGGTCGAGGAGCTGGCAACCATCGTCGCTGATGATGGTGTTGACACGATTGTCGTCAATGACGAACTGACGCCCAGTCAGATTCGGAACCTAGAGGCTGGTACTAAGGCCCGTATCATGGACCGTACCGGCCTGATTCTCGAAATCTTTGCGAACCGGGCTCAGTCCCGCGAAGCCAAACTCCAAGTTCAGTTGGCCATGCTTCAATACCAACTGCCCCGCCTGCATACCAGCGCTTCGCAACGACTGGACCAACAGACTGGGAGCGGTGGCGGCGGTGGCTTCACCAACCGTGGTGCCGGTGAATCTCAAACTGAAATGAGTCGGCGGACCATTCAACGGTCCATCAACCACGTCAACCACGAGCTCAAAGAAATCAATCAAGCGGCTGCAACCCAACGCCAACAACGGGAACGTAATCAACTGCCTTCCGTGGCTTTGGTTGGGTATACCAACGCCGGCAAGTCCACGTTGATGAATGCCCTGGTTCGTGAATTTGGGAAAAGCGAAGAGAAACAAGTCTTCGTTAAGAACATGCTGTTTGCTACCTTGGATACCAGCGTTCGGCAGCTGACCTTCCCCGACCAAAAGAAACTATTGTTGAGTGACACGGTTGGTTTCGTTAGTCAGTTACCAACGCAACTGGTAAAGGCGTTCCGTTCAACGCTGGCCGAAGCAGCGAATGCTGATCTGCTGGTCCAAGTGGTAGACTACGCTGATCCAAATCGTGAAGCCATGATGGCCACGACGGAAAAGACCCTGATGGACATCGGTGTGACCGATGTACCCATGATCACGGTCTTCAACAAGGCTGACTTAACGGATGCCGAGTACCCTAGCCGCGTGGGCGACCAACTCGTCCTCTCCGCTCAGGACCCCGCCTCAGTCGACCTGTTAGTTCAGGCCATGAAGGAGAAGGTCTTCCACAACTACGTTACGGCCAACTTCTTAGTACCGTTCGCAGATGGCGACGTGGTGGCGTACTTGAACGACCACGCTAACGTTCTTAGTACGGACTACGAGGCTGAAGGAACAGCTTTACGCGTCGAACTACAATCGGCTGACTTCGACCGGTTTAAGCGCTACGTGGTTACTGAATAA
- a CDS encoding peptide ABC transporter substrate-binding protein, whose protein sequence is MKVTRIVKLGAVATFATVLLAACGTSSSSSSQAKNQTLTWMENSALPTMDISKAVDNVSAETLNNTGEGLLRVGKKSSLHPGVAKSYSKSKDGKTYTFNLRKSKWSNGDPVTARDFVYSWQRTVNPKTASEYAYLFADVQNANAIMKSKKAVSTLGVKAVGKYQFVVHLTHPVSYFPNLVAGTTFFPQDQKVVEKYGKQYAGNAQQNVYNGPFKLTYWTGTSDNWTLTKNASYWNAKQVKLHHVKFEAVKDPQTALSQYQSGKLDAIYLSGQQPKNYKNSKEYVSRTSARATYIEVNQRKDTMMKNKKARQALSLAINRQQFTNKVMDDGSVAPTGLVTDGLASYKGKDFAASAKVPAGTSQNLKQAKQLWQAALKETGRKSYSMTLTADDTAAGKNSTEFVQSQWAKLPGLKITNANVPYKTVLARCASGDFDSIVTAWGADFADPITFLQLFTTGNSYNEGKWSNKSYDRLIKAATGSDANRAGQRWQDLIKAQKVLLNDQGIIPFYQNGKPQLVKSSVKGVVYFPVGANWDFSRAYIAK, encoded by the coding sequence ATGAAGGTTACCAGGATTGTCAAGCTAGGGGCAGTGGCCACATTTGCTACGGTATTATTAGCCGCGTGTGGAACTAGCTCCAGCAGTAGCAGTCAGGCTAAGAATCAAACCTTAACCTGGATGGAGAACTCAGCATTACCAACGATGGATATTTCTAAAGCCGTCGACAACGTGTCTGCTGAGACACTGAACAACACGGGTGAGGGCCTATTACGGGTCGGCAAAAAGAGCAGTTTGCACCCCGGGGTTGCCAAAAGCTACAGCAAGTCTAAAGATGGCAAGACGTACACGTTTAACCTTCGAAAATCTAAGTGGAGTAATGGTGATCCAGTGACGGCTCGGGATTTTGTCTATTCCTGGCAACGGACCGTTAATCCTAAGACGGCTTCTGAATACGCCTATCTCTTTGCGGACGTGCAGAATGCAAACGCCATTATGAAGAGTAAAAAAGCAGTGTCCACACTGGGGGTCAAGGCAGTGGGGAAGTACCAATTCGTCGTTCACTTGACGCATCCAGTCAGCTACTTTCCTAACCTGGTTGCGGGGACGACATTCTTTCCCCAGGACCAGAAAGTGGTTGAAAAGTATGGCAAGCAGTACGCCGGCAATGCTCAACAAAATGTGTATAACGGGCCGTTTAAGCTGACCTACTGGACGGGGACTTCTGACAACTGGACGTTAACTAAGAACGCGTCTTACTGGAACGCCAAGCAGGTGAAGTTGCACCACGTAAAATTTGAGGCGGTTAAGGATCCGCAGACAGCGTTGAGTCAGTACCAGAGTGGCAAGTTGGACGCTATTTATCTGAGTGGCCAACAACCTAAGAATTATAAGAACAGTAAGGAATACGTCTCACGGACTAGCGCCCGGGCGACGTACATCGAAGTTAACCAACGCAAAGATACCATGATGAAAAACAAGAAGGCCCGTCAAGCACTCTCACTGGCCATCAATCGGCAGCAATTTACCAATAAGGTGATGGACGATGGGTCAGTCGCCCCAACTGGTCTGGTTACCGATGGTCTGGCTTCATACAAGGGCAAGGACTTTGCAGCGTCAGCCAAGGTGCCAGCTGGGACCAGTCAGAACTTGAAGCAGGCTAAGCAATTGTGGCAAGCGGCCTTGAAGGAAACTGGCCGCAAGAGTTACAGCATGACCTTGACCGCAGATGATACGGCAGCGGGGAAGAACTCGACTGAGTTTGTCCAAAGTCAGTGGGCCAAGTTACCTGGACTGAAGATTACCAACGCTAACGTCCCATATAAGACAGTACTAGCGCGGTGTGCCAGTGGGGACTTCGATTCTATTGTCACCGCTTGGGGTGCCGACTTCGCCGACCCAATTACGTTCCTCCAGCTCTTCACGACGGGGAACTCCTACAACGAAGGCAAGTGGTCTAACAAGTCTTATGACCGTCTGATTAAGGCAGCAACTGGTTCAGATGCCAACCGGGCTGGTCAACGTTGGCAAGATTTGATCAAGGCACAGAAGGTCCTGCTAAACGATCAGGGCATCATTCCGTTCTATCAGAATGGGAAGCCACAGCTGGTAAAGTCTAGTGTGAAGGGTGTCGTTTACTTCCCAGTTGGCGCTAACTGGGACTTCAGCCGGGCTTACATTGCTAAGTAG